DNA from Synechococcales cyanobacterium T60_A2020_003:
TCGGGTAAGCAGCCCACAGGCTGTCCATGATGGGCGTTTTGGCAGCGGCGATCGCGTTGCCATCAGCGTCTTCACGATAGCCCCACCCATCAAGGATGATTAGCACAACTGGAGAGATCGGCTCCTGCGCCATATTTCAGGTGTCCTTACACTAGAACGAACAGTACGAGTAATGATTGATTCTCCAGAAACGGTATCCCTTCTGAAGGCTTTGCTAAAGTCGGTGTTTTTAAAAAAGCAGGTTCCAATGCGGAACTCAAGACTGTAGATAAACTTGCCCCAAGAATATATCAAAAAATGTTCCAGATGAAAGAGTGGGATTCGCCTTAATGTTAGGCTTTCCTGGAATCAACACCCTTTACCCCAGCTTAAACGTCATCGCCTCGATCTGGGGGCAAGCCTGGGTACACTCTTGCCCGATCGACATTGCTTCGTAAGGGCGATCGCCCCTAGGGCTACTTGCCTTTTTTCGCTTTCTGCTTTTGTTTTTGCTTGTCTCGTTTGGCAGCGGCTTTTTCAGCTTTCTCCGCTTCGATCTTTTCCAATTTCACCTTTTCGGCCTCTTCCGCAATTTTATCCAGATAGTAGTGGTAATCGCCTCGGTAGAGCACCAGCTCGCCATCGCGGATTTCCACAATTTTGTTCGCTACCTGGGAAATAAAGTAGCGATCGTGGGACACGATAATCGCTGTACCGTCGTAGGCTTTCAACGCCTGCTCTAGCATTTCCTTAGCGGGAATATCGAGGTGATTCGTCGGCTCATCCAGGATTAGAAGGTTCGCAGGTCGAAGCAGCATCTTAGCCAGGGCAAGCCG
Protein-coding regions in this window:
- a CDS encoding ABC-F family ATP-binding cassette domain-containing protein, translating into LFLGANLLVERGDRIAILGPNGAGKSTLLHLLMGMETPTEGSINFGPHNVIPGYFEQNQAEALDLEKTVVDTIHDEVPDWTNEEVRTLLGRFLFSQDSVFKKVAALSGGEKARLALAKMLLRPANLLILDEPTNHLDIPAKEMLEQALKAYDGTAIIVSHDRYFISQVANKIVEIRDGELVLYRGDYHYYLDKIAEEAEKVKLEKIEAEKAEKAAAKRDKQKQKQKAKKGK